The sequence ATTCAGCACAAGATTTAAGAGCCACTCCTTTCTTTTTTGTGTCAATTTTTATGTGAGTGATGTTGTAAGCTAGTAACTtttctctcagctcatcataggtcatTTGGCTTCAGAGATAACAATAGCCTTAGTTTCCTACTTTTTTGTCTGACTTCTCAGAACTTTCCTCACCAACACTTGTTCGAAATGAGTAATTTTCATAGCATCCAAGCTATTTATGATGATAGAGAACTTCTCAAATATTTCATctattgattctccttccttcatagtAAATATTTCATACTCCTTACTCAGCATGTCAATCCTTGTTTCTTTTACTTTTGTGGTGTCCTCATGTGTAACTTGGAGCTTATCCCAGATATACTTTGTTGTTTTGCATCTAGAAACCTTTCGGTATTCTTCGAAGCTGATGACACAATTTAGTATGTTGACAGCCTTGAAATTGAGTTGCACATTTTTTTTGTCGTTGTCATTCCATTTTGCTTCTGCTTTAGGAGTAACAACACCTTCAGCgcttgttttggtttgaatttgaggaCCATTTATGATTATCTTCCAAAGGTTGTAATCCACAGACTGAACAAagttcttcattctttctttccagtagTTGTAATTTTTTCGATAATGGAGGTTTGTTATTGGATTACCCTTCTGTCAGTGTGTAAGCCACTATGTTAGATCCCATGTTGTTTGCCATTTGGATTTTTTCTCCAAGCTTTGAaacttgatctctttgagaccaaactctgataccaattgatggataTTAGTAGCTAAGAGAAGGGGCTTGAATCTTGACctctttttattttgcttgattAATCTTGGAGTTGGATGAAATTTTTGGATTTAATAATATTACCTCTGGTGAAAAGTAAGAGATTATTTTATCTTGTCTCTTGTAGAAGGATGAGCCAAAACTGAAATACATGCAAGGCATAAAGCTGTGAAGTCTAGCTGGATAGAATAAGTAGAagattattttgttttatctcCTAAAGTGAAAAACCAAaaacagagaagagaagaagaagtgatACAGCCATATATCCTGATTCTGCTACTCAGTGCAATGTAGTCTACATACAGTCTCTATCATAACtatgatgaaatttcactatctttGTACGAGATTACATTCACTAATTTTTCCTAGGATTCTACCCAATCttatctgggacaaatccagtTTTTAACCTAAACTAGATTTGACTAGGAATTCACCCTAactttcaacagcaaagtgctCACCAAACTTGTAAGGGAATCTCCTCAAGATCAtgacaacaaaataaaaatacatacaaAGAAATTCTAAGATAAACATAGGCTTTTCTCCAAGTCTAACTCTCTTACCTTTTTTCACTCAATGATTTTTTCTTACATACTTCACTGTAATTGCTTTTACCATTGAAACAAAAAAAGACTAGACTGAGAAAGCAGAATATTTAATAAAaatcatgaaggagaagaatgatAATAGCTCTGTAAGTTGTGAGAACTCAAACGTTGTGCTCTCACTCCTTACCTCAATCCTTGGTCGTTCACCCCTTTAATAGAGGAGTGAAACTTCCAAAGTTTGAAACTTTTTTTTAGCACATTGGACTTCTTCGCCTAAAAATTCAGTAGCAGCAGTGGCATAACAGAGGAGAGATATAGTAGAGGCAGTGACTGAATCATACATGCATCTATACCTTCTATCTTCTCTTACATCCTTTTTTTCAAATTGCTTGTTGAATTTGAACCCTTCATTCTTGCTTTAGTTCCAAGTTTGATTCTTGAATATTGATTCACAACACAGATTCATCATCTTCAACATCTTCAACTTTTTAGTTCTGTGTATGTAAGGAGAAGATTTCTTCACCGAGCTTTAATGAAACATAAATATGAAAATGCTTTTTGTAATTTGCCCTTCAGATGTGATCTTTGCCTTTAACTCTAGCTTCTTTGACTTCCTCTTCTTACTTAGTTTTGATAACTCACCTTTTTGGTTCCTTGATTTTATCCTAACTCAGAacttcctcctttttttttttttttgctttttcttctgAGAAATCACGTGGGtgatgaaaaagagagaagagagaattttGGTTCGGTGGTGTGGTGTTTTGGTTCATAGACAAATGTAGTTCCATTCTTTAATTTACAACCAATTTAAATGAATGGACTTGGATCAATTGTTGGACCTTATGCTTGTGTTTGGGCAAGAATTAATTTTTCCTTTCTTCCTTGTTTTAGTCAGATTGTTTGCTTTTATTTCCGATGAAAATTAGCCACTCATTCTTTAAATTAAATATGATGATATGAGTACTTTGTTTAAATTAAACCAATGTTAGATTTCATTAATTTGTTGGgcgtatttttttgttttctgaatcagtgtgattaaattaattttttgtgcACTAAACAACCTAATCATATAAATaattgtatttttattctaataataatatttagtcatTATCTATAATATATTGTTAGTTTTTTAAATTcaacatgttttttttttaaatttaaaatcttgaATAACATTTTAAAATGAGATTTTTTGTATCTGTCTTTTAAAATTTTGAGATTTAACTTTAACTATCGACTGAAACTCTATTTATTGGGTTGCTAgagttataaaaaataaaatgaaactaataTTATAACAAGTCACAGTTATGGCAACATGAATCGAATCCTGTAAAGTAAAAATTCATCAAATTAAAACTTGaaattatttaaaattgttagaatataattaggatcaattaggatcaattagcattatttagtatatctgaatatttattataggagattatgtttttattattacaATTCTCTTAGTacttataaatacccttttatattgtatcattccagacaACTTGAGTAGACAACTTGAttacaactcaataatacacctttcagattactctctcagtctcttgtttctaacatggtatcagagccatggtatcctccttgaagaggataggtTGTTTTCCTTGAAGTGAAATCACTgtagtttttgcattttttttttctatgtcaTTCATCTTTCTATTTTGTCACTCCTTTGAAactttttcacctcaccgactagcctattttttctgtcttctattttttttcgagttgaatgatcaaacaccattgtcatccgctgcttacctattctcatgaagaaatcatatagttttcgctctctttcggcagttccgtctgtgttctcccgtggcagttccgtctgcgttctcccgtggcagttccgtctgcgttctccCGTGGCAGATCCG is a genomic window of Arachis ipaensis cultivar K30076 chromosome B06, Araip1.1, whole genome shotgun sequence containing:
- the LOC107647368 gene encoding uncharacterized protein LOC107647368; this encodes MKNFVQSVDYNLWKIIINGPQIQTKTSAEGVVTPKAEAKWNDNDKKNVQLNFKAVNILNCVISFEEYRKVSRCKTTKYIWDKLQVTHEDTTKVKETRIDMLSKEYEIFTMKEGESIDEIFEKFSIIINSLDAMKITHFEQVLVRKVLRSQTKK